From the Helianthus annuus cultivar XRQ/B chromosome 17, HanXRQr2.0-SUNRISE, whole genome shotgun sequence genome, the window AAGCAATGGCGCTTTGATGTCTACTAGGAAACCGATGATGGGGTCGATGTATGACCTAACATCACTATTAAAGGCGCCTTGCGACGGAGGGAAATTGACCCCGATCAAAGTTGTGTCAACCGCAGTTGAAACTTTGACTTGATCTTTGAGTCCATGAAATGCAATTGCCTCGTGCACATTAGTCAGAGCCGGATGGACTAGTCGAGCCAATGTAGTATCAGATGGTTTAACCTCGTTTCCAACGGCTATGTAACGAAATCTAACATCTGGCGAATGATCCCTGACGTTTCTCTTCACCCATTCTCGTGCATTTTCACGACTTGAGGCCACGTATTCGAGTTCCGAATTTGGAACTCCAAGCATCACTTCGATGTTTGATCCCCGTAGTGCTTGGAAAACATCTTGATTAGGGTCATACACCCTCATGCGTCTTATGTTTCGTGAGTTGTATAGGCTTATGACTTGTGATGGGGATGGAAGATTGTTCCCTAGCATCCCATAACATACTCCAACTGATTGTGATTCTACAtacattaaaattttaaaagcttATTTTAAGTTTTTACTCAAACTTCTCAACATATTATTGGTTCATAAATGAACGCATGTCTATATACACACACTATACATGTTTATCTCTGAACCAATACAATGCTAATAATTATGAAAACCACATAATGCGTTTGTACATAGGTTGTGCATAAAAGATAACCGAGACCAGTGAGAGAGAGAAACACAATCAGTTACATAACCGTCTTGTATCATATTTAGAGTAATATATgcacacatgtatatatatatatatatatatatatatatatatatatatgtgtgtgtgtgtgtgtgtgtattattGATTGCACCAATGGAATGTTATGTGCCCACTAACTCATTCCATGTTCCAGTAGTTGTCAAATTTATTTTAGTACGTAGCTTATTTATTAATTAAGCATGTTTTAAGTTATAGATAGTGGGTCAAGATGGTGGGATAGTGGTTAGTTATTTAGCTTAGTATTTATAATGTAAATCATTGGATGTTTTAGAGTTATTAATGAAAAATATGAATTAGTCACTTCCAAAAATCTTCAAGTTCTCTCAAGTTTCTTATCTAATTTCTTTGGATCAATTGGTTAACGATTTGGTTCGTAACATGGAAGTTGAGAGAAGTAGAGATGAACCTGTGATGTCTAAGCTTGCAGCAAGGAGCCCTAGAAACAGAAGTTGAATAGCCATGGTAGTTTGTAGATGTATTTGCTTATGTAAAATTATGTGTATTTTGCCCTTTATATAATATGAAAAAAACTCACAACATGGAATTAAATATAGAGGCTGCTCAGTAAATGAAAAcaagataatatatatatatatatatatgagatatTATCATATGTTTTGCCTAACTCAATTGGAACCATACTCCATTGATACATTCTTAGTAAATAAACTAATATACACATTATAAGATACATAAGGATATTTTCATCAGGTTTAGTATCTTTTTATTGAACAgcagatatatttttttaaaaaactagCAAGGAGCTAGATGAGCCAATATATCAACATTATAAGGATAATAATGGGTTTTGTAACCATCAAACTTAACTACAGTTTTACTTCCGATTTCTATTGACATACGAATGAAACGAAAAGAAACAATGGAATCAAAAATATTATCTGGAGACTTGTTTCCATGAACTAGATCATTTCGAAAGCCCCCAAAGAACCCATAAAACCGTACCAAAAATAGCTTCAGCTAACATTGTTTTTGTCTCATTGAAACCCGCCGAATCCACCCAATCAAACATATCAATCGGAAGCTTAGTCCTTAGATGCCGGTAAAGATAAAGCTAACCATCGAGCCATAGCTGGCCAAGTTCCAATAGCCATATCACACTCCCCGGACAAAAGGTCTCTTGAGTCTTGATTCCGCCTGAGCTGAGCATAACGCGCATGAAATAGAAGAAATATCCATAAGTTTGTTACTCAAATTCCAATGAACAGGTAATCAATCAGAAATCACACGCGAAACCAATATATTAACTTTTCTTGGTATAAACCGGTTCCATTTAGTGTCTTAACACTCACATATAAACATCCCTTACTACAGATTTGGTATTCCATATTTAGAAACGGTTAGCACTTTCGACGTTTTAGCGACAaccttttaaaaaataaattcaTTTTCCGTGTGACTAAAAGTTAAAAACTAATTCATTATTCAGTCGATAAAACTATAAGTAAACATTAAAATTATATTTTGGTTAAATCCGTTGTTATATGattaataaaataacttaaaaaaataaattaaatccAACGGCAGAATCTGGACCAATAAGTCAATAACAGTGGTCCATTGAAGGTAAATTCCAACTGCATTTTAGTCCAATTTGTTTTAAATGAGATTTTTCCAATGAGACTTTTCAATGACAGGGATTTTCCAACGAGATTTTTTATTGATAGGAATTTTCCAATGAGATtcttttaagagtaaattacaagttttgtcctttatattttTCCCAATTTCATAcgttgtcctttacctttaaaattgatgtgttttgtccttaacgtttcaaaatcctgcacgttatttCCTTTAAagcaaacccagttaatttttttttgttaaatccgatcatgtgcaaggcacatgagggtaaaacTGTCTTTTTACCTATTATTTAAAAGCAcatttttaaagaaaaaagaAATGTAAATATTAATATTCAATCCACCTCTTTGTCTCAATCCTCTCTATGAACAAACACTCTTTCTCTGATTCTCTCTCTACTCCGTCActttaccaccaccaccattcttCCTCTctccacctctctctctctctctacactaCACCGCCCCCACAGCCACCACCAACCATCATTGCCCCACCTGCTATCCATCAGCGCCACCACCACAGTCCCCACCGGCCACCACCGCCTCCACCATGATAGCCAAATCTCTTAGCAACCGGGTCTCCAGGAACCTGATCTGGATTTGATGACTTTGGAGTCAACGAGGTTTGAAGCTGTACGCAGATAATCTCTCATCCCTTCGTTGAATTTTGGGGATCTGATGACTTTGGAGTCAACGAGGTTTGAAGTTGTACGCAGATAATCTCTCATCCATTCGTTGAATTTTGGGAAATAACATTGTATCAAAGGCTTTTTTAGCTCGTCTTTTTGGAATTTGGTGATTTTAGAAACAGATAAAACACTTTTGAAACTTTCATTGCTAATAACTATTATTTGGAACTTGGTGATTTTAGAATATGGGAATTTTGAATTTGTACGCAAATGGGGCATTAGaaatttgatgattttaaaattTGGGAATTAGGGTTCTTAATGATTTAttaaaaaggggggggggtgtttGTTCAGATGACTTGGGGATTTTTTGGTTGTTCAGAGATTTGGGGATTTTTTTGTTGAATCTGGTTCAGGCGATGTAATTGATGGTGATGTTGGAGACGGTGgagtggtgatggtgggtggtgtTTTTGTTGAACCAGGCGATGTAATTAATTGATGCAGATGAACGAATAACCATTCATGACTTATAGCCAAATTTACATCCAGGCCCACTTGGTTCGTGATATCTACCATTACTTGTTCAACCATGTTATACTTCTCATCAGATGTAAGAAGGCAGGTgatgtttttagagagagaataaTATAGAGAGAGAGGTGAGGGAGAGTGACTGGTTGTGGGGGCGATGTAGAGTGGCGGTGGAGGACCTGGAGGTGGCGGTGGAAGAAGGTGTTGGTGGTGGAAGTGGtagagagagaggaagagagagagttAGATGTAGAGAGAGAAGGTTTTGTTTAGAGAGAGTTGagttaatatatattatttttattttttcttttaagatattttttaaataataggaTAAAATGTCAAAAATGCCTTCATGTGCAAGATcagatttaataaaaaaaaaattaactgggtttgctCAAAAGGACATAATGtgtaggattttgaaacgttaaggacaaaacacatcaattttaaaggtaaaggacaacgcctgaaatttgagacaaacataaaggacaaaacttgtaatttactcttcttTTAAATTGTGTTAAATCCAATTTGTAATGAAGTTTCGTCACT encodes:
- the LOC110922393 gene encoding lichenase, producing the protein MAIQLLFLGLLAASLDITESQSVGVCYGMLGNNLPSPSQVISLYNSRNIRRMRVYDPNQDVFQALRGSNIEVMLGVPNSELEYVASSRENAREWVKRNVRDHSPDVRFRYIAVGNEVKPSDTTLARLVHPALTNVHEAIAFHGLKDQVKVSTAVDTTLIGVNFPPSQGAFNSDVRSYIDPIIGFLVDIKAPLLLNIYTYFSYANNQRDISLAYATFTSPGTVVQDGANGYQNLFDAMLDVVYSALEKAGGASLDIVVSENGWPSGGGFGATLDNARTFYTNVVRHVSRGTPKRPGKAIETYLFAMFDENNKEPELEKNFGVFYPTTQQPKYQLTF